A DNA window from Hevea brasiliensis isolate MT/VB/25A 57/8 chromosome 2, ASM3005281v1, whole genome shotgun sequence contains the following coding sequences:
- the LOC110639649 gene encoding protein DCL homolog, chloroplastic isoform X4: protein MAVLSARDPPSYQRWGDPDYQKWKQMEGEILRDIEAITCLAKEILHSDRYLDGEHLTAEDEKAVVENVLIYHPNSEDKIGCGLGSIML from the exons ATGGCAGTGTTGAGCGCTCGGGATCCCCCCTCGTACCAAAGGTGGGGTGATCCTGATTACCAGAAGTGGAAACAAATGGAAGGAGAGATTCTAAGAGATATAGAGGCCATTACTTGCCTCGCTAAAGAAATTCTCCACTCTGACAG ATATTTGGATGGAGAACATCTAACAGCCGAAGATGAGAAAGCTGTGGTAGAGAACGTTCTCATTTACCATCCAAACTCTGAAGATAAAATTGGATGTGGGCTTGGCTCAATAATG CTGTAA
- the LOC110639649 gene encoding protein DCL homolog, chloroplastic isoform X3, translating into MAVLSARDPPSYQRWGDPDYQKWKQMEGEILRDIEAITCLAKEILHSDRYLDGEHLTAEDEKAVVENVLIYHPNSEDKIGCGLGSIMFASAIWEHLLLEF; encoded by the exons ATGGCAGTGTTGAGCGCTCGGGATCCCCCCTCGTACCAAAGGTGGGGTGATCCTGATTACCAGAAGTGGAAACAAATGGAAGGAGAGATTCTAAGAGATATAGAGGCCATTACTTGCCTCGCTAAAGAAATTCTCCACTCTGACAG ATATTTGGATGGAGAACATCTAACAGCCGAAGATGAGAAAGCTGTGGTAGAGAACGTTCTCATTTACCATCCAAACTCTGAAGATAAAATTGGATGTGGGCTTGGCTCAATAATG TTCGCGAGTGCTATCTGGGAGCATCTTCTGCTGGAATTTTGA